The DNA sequence CCCGCTCCAATCTGGAGACCGCCCAGCGGGATTACGACCGGACCAAAGGCCTGTTCGACCGGGGCCTGGTGCCGCAAAGCGCGCTGGACCAGTCTCTCAACGCGCTCGACACGGCACGCCAGGAATTGCTGCGCGCCGAGGCCGACCGCGACAGCGCCCGCGCGGAACAGCGCACAGCATCCATCCAGGGCAAGGAGGTGCGTCTGATCGAACTGGACCTCGGCGTCCTGCGCGCATCACTGCAACAGGCCGAGGCCCGCGTCGATGCCCAACGCGTGGTCGTGGAACAGCACACGATCCGTGCGCCCATCGACGGTGTGATCGACGAGCTGTTCTATGACACGGGCGAGCACTCGCTGCGCGGGTTCCGGGTTGCGCTGATGCATGACCCGGATGCGGTCTGGGTGTCTGCCAACATCAAGGAAACGGATATTCGCAAGATCGAGACCGGCGCAGATGTGCGTGTGAAAGTCGACAGCCATCCCGGTGCGAAGATCTCCGGCCACGTCACCCGGATCCACAATGCCACGCTGGCCGAGTCCGCGCTGATGCCGAACCCGAACGCCAATGGTGTGTTCACCAAGATCACCCAGCGCATTACGGTGCGCATCGACCTAGACGATCCGGGCCTGCGCCTGCGGCCGGGCACGATGGTCACGGTTCGCATCCGCAAGCAGGCCGCTGAAGACGCGGCGTGAGCACGGACGCCGCCACCGCCGGGGATATTCCGGTCCATGATATTCCGGACATGGCCGGATCTGCCGTCCGCCGGCGCTTTGCCCAGTTCGGCCCGAATTACCGCTGGATCCTGCTGGGGGCGATGCTTATCGGATCGCTGTCCACGATGCTCGCCGCGACGACGGTGAATGTCGCCCTGCCATCCATTATCGGTGCCTTCGGCCTCGGTCAGGACCAGGCGCAATGGATGTCCACGGCTTTCCTCGCTTCATCCACCATCGCCATGTTGGCCAATGCCTGGGCGATGCACACCTACGGGCCGCGTGCCACCTATGTTGCGGGCATGTGTCTGTTCATTTTTGGCTCCTTGCTGGGGGCGGTGTCGACCACGCTAAGCATGCTGATCCTTTCGCGCGCGCTGCAGGGGCTCTCCGCCGGGCTGTTGCAGCCCATGTCCATGTTCCTGATCTTCCAGACCTTCCCGGACAACCGGCGGGGAACGGCCATGGGTATCTTCTCCATCGGCGTTGTGCTCGCCCCGGCCTTCGGCCCGGCGCTGGGCGGGATTGCCGTGGACCTTGTCAGCTGGCGGTTGGTCTTCATCGCGACCCTGCCGCTGGCCTTCGTGGCCCTGAGCGTTGCGCCATTCCTGATGCCGACAGGGGAGGACGCTAATCTGCGCACCCGGCCACCGCTCGACTGGCAAGGCCTTGGCTTGCTGACGGTTGCGGTTATCAGCCTGCTGTCGGCCTTTGCCGGCGCAAACCGGGACGGCTGGGATGCTGACATCACCTATCTGAAATTCGCCATCGGCCTGATTGGCGGCGTCTGTTTTGTTATCTGGGAATTGCGGCACCCGTTTCCAGCGCTGAACCCGGCGATCTTCATGTACCGGCAGTTCTGGTCAGCGGGGCTGATCATCTCTGCCACCGGCATTGCGATCTATTCTTCCACCTACCTGATCCCGCTGTTCGTCCAGATGGTGCAGCATTATTCGCCGACGGCGGCGGGCGTGATGATGATTCCGGCAGGCCTGGCGAT is a window from the uncultured Hyphomonas sp. genome containing:
- a CDS encoding HlyD family secretion protein, whose amino-acid sequence is MDGNTQVTPDIETIPPAHTPLRAHLRNPRVRLGLIAGLALLVLLGLARFIADRAAYVSTSDARIAADMIAVSTDISGKITSQRVSAGDMVKAGDILYTIDEREAAYILAEYQAEADRLRAQIAREEARVGLASSKAGSEVAARRAGTQSASASVEAARSNLETAQRDYDRTKGLFDRGLVPQSALDQSLNALDTARQELLRAEADRDSARAEQRTASIQGKEVRLIELDLGVLRASLQQAEARVDAQRVVVEQHTIRAPIDGVIDELFYDTGEHSLRGFRVALMHDPDAVWVSANIKETDIRKIETGADVRVKVDSHPGAKISGHVTRIHNATLAESALMPNPNANGVFTKITQRITVRIDLDDPGLRLRPGTMVTVRIRKQAAEDAA
- a CDS encoding DHA2 family efflux MFS transporter permease subunit → MSTDAATAGDIPVHDIPDMAGSAVRRRFAQFGPNYRWILLGAMLIGSLSTMLAATTVNVALPSIIGAFGLGQDQAQWMSTAFLASSTIAMLANAWAMHTYGPRATYVAGMCLFIFGSLLGAVSTTLSMLILSRALQGLSAGLLQPMSMFLIFQTFPDNRRGTAMGIFSIGVVLAPAFGPALGGIAVDLVSWRLVFIATLPLAFVALSVAPFLMPTGEDANLRTRPPLDWQGLGLLTVAVISLLSAFAGANRDGWDADITYLKFAIGLIGGVCFVIWELRHPFPALNPAIFMYRQFWSAGLIISATGIAIYSSTYLIPLFVQMVQHYSPTAAGVMMIPAGLAMVVGFPIAGRLTDRVDARYLLGFGILSFAAAAYLLAGVTALTPYWVLIGWIFLSRVGISFCMPPANTTAVRASPPHLLASATGGVSFLMQVGGAFGVNLLAILLQRRLIFHGNHLSVAMNEKNAEMLYQHAIYAQELERSGMAVLPAFQNAFGLIGRQISAEAQVLAFRDCFHVVAIWFVLVFFALFLMPKPKLAGAAPPAARLAINPDAA